In the Deltaproteobacteria bacterium genome, GATGGGAGGAGACGATTTGTACGCACGGCTCGTGCGCCTCAACCCGCACCTAAAAATTATCGTCATCAGCGGATATCCGTTAGGAGAAGAACGGCGCGCGCTCGTCACGTCTGGGCGGGTGCGCTGTTTACCAAAGCCGCCGCCATTGCAAGCGCTCGCCCTTGCCGTCCATGAGGTATTACATGAAAGCAGTGAGAAAAAACTTGAACCCACAAACTCCCTCTAGTACCCCGTCACTGACGACAGACGCAATTCTTGTTGTCGATGATGAAGCAACTATCCGAAAGTTGGTCACGAATTATCTTGCCCGTTGCGGCTATCAAGTTACCGCCGCCAGGAGTGGACGCGAAGCCCTGGACCTATGCGCCCATCAGACGTTTGCCATCGTGCTAACCGATCTAAAAATGCCAACCCTCGGTGGCGAAGAGTTATTAGAACACCTCAAAGTCTGTGCTCCGACAACCGACGTTATTGTGACCACTGGGTATCCAACCATAGAGTCTGCGATTCGCACGCTCAAAGGCGGGGCCTATGATTATATCCTCAAGCCCTTTCAACTCGCCGATGTCGAGAACGCTGTACAACGTTGTCTGGAACGGCGACGCTTGCAGCAAGATCTTGACGTTGAGCGACGCTTGCGAACAGAGTTGCAACGATTCTCACTGGCAGTGCGGCATGGGCAAGAACAGGAACGGCGGCGGATCGCGCGTGACCTCCATGACAGTGTCGCACAATTACTGGTTGGGGTGCGCATGCATCTTGACTTTGCCGAGGCAGCACTCGAAGGCGTAACACCAGCACGTGCACAAATCGAGCAGTGTCGCACAGTGCTGAGTCAGGCCCTGCAAGAGGTCCGAGAGGTCGCATGGACGCTGCGCCCGACTGTTCTTGACGATATCGGGCTTGTAAGTGCCCTACAAGATTTGACAACCACCTTAGCTCGACGCTCCTCCGTGCATATCCTGTTGCAGCTCACCTCTGATCTTCCGCCCCTCTCCGCTCTGGTTGAAACTGCACTGTACCGCATTGCGCAAGAAGCACTGTCAAATTGCCTCCAACACCCTCAGGCTTCTCAGATCAGTGTTCAGCTAGGAGTTGGCCAAGGTGTCGTACAACTGTTCATCTCAGACAATGGGTGCGGAATGGAACTAAGATCAGAAGACACCGGGCAATCTGGACATGGCTTTGATCCACCACGAGAGGAACGGCGTGGACTGGGATTGTGGAACATGCGAGAGCGTGCCCTGGAAATCGGTGGGACATATACATTGCGGTCCAGCCCTAGGCGGGGTGTCGAAATTCGTGTTACAGTCCCTCTCTCT is a window encoding:
- a CDS encoding response regulator gives rise to the protein MRYYMKAVRKNLNPQTPSSTPSLTTDAILVVDDEATIRKLVTNYLARCGYQVTAARSGREALDLCAHQTFAIVLTDLKMPTLGGEELLEHLKVCAPTTDVIVTTGYPTIESAIRTLKGGAYDYILKPFQLADVENAVQRCLERRRLQQDLDVERRLRTELQRFSLAVRHGQEQERRRIARDLHDSVAQLLVGVRMHLDFAEAALEGVTPARAQIEQCRTVLSQALQEVREVAWTLRPTVLDDIGLVSALQDLTTTLARRSSVHILLQLTSDLPPLSALVETALYRIAQEALSNCLQHPQASQISVQLGVGQGVVQLFISDNGCGMELRSEDTGQSGHGFDPPREERRGLGLWNMRERALEIGGTYTLRSSPRRGVEIRVTVPLSLATENGQPHEHEASGSSR